In Solea senegalensis isolate Sse05_10M linkage group LG18, IFAPA_SoseM_1, whole genome shotgun sequence, a single window of DNA contains:
- the LOC122759224 gene encoding progestin and adipoQ receptor family member 4-like: MVLYKGPRLLDFAKTPAHLQFNKYVLTGYRPVSTAQECLRSLFYIHNELGNIYTHGIPFFLFLVLLPFSIPWMEVDSMWIGVVHYLACLCPTMGSVVYHVFMNHVGGEHVYDTLLSLDMLGVCLVNTLGALPVIYVTLLCYPALQQTALLAYILLSAYGIYCATTARTNILRLRAFVWQALFRFSLFLFRVYGSGMGSPKSTRLFVIMDSLAVLGGLVNIVQIPERFSPGLFDNWGNSHQIMHVMVICSIIYLHWGTVEDLVWIKTFQCPT; the protein is encoded by the exons ATGGTGCTTTACAAAGGGCCGCGGCTGTTGGACTTTGCAAAGACTCCCGCGCACCTTCAGTTCAACAAATATGTCCTGACGGGTTACAGGCCAGTGTCCACAGCTCAGGAGTGTCTCAGGAGCCTCTTCTACATCCACAACGAGCTGGGCAACATTTACACCCATG GGatcccttttttccttttcttggtGCTGCTTCCCTTCAGCATTCCCTGGATGGAGGTGGACAGCATGTGGATCGGTGTGGTCCACTACCTGGCCTGCCTCTGCCCCACCATGGGCTCAGTGGTCTATCATGTGTTCATGAACCATGTGGGTGGAGAACATGTGTACGACACCCTGCTCTCCCTGGACATGTTAGGGGTGTGTCTGGTGAACACACTGG GAGCTCTTCCCGTCATTTACGTCACCCTTCTCTGCTACCCAGCCCTGCAGCAGACGGCCTTGCTGGCCTACATCCTCCTGTCAGCCTATGGAATCTACTGCGCTACCACAGCGCGCACCAACATCCTGCGGCTGCGGGCGTTCGTCTGGCAGGCCCTGTTCCGCTTCAGCCTCTTCCTTTTCCGCGTGTACGGCAGCGGCATGGGCAGCCCAAAATCCACGCGTCTCTTTGTCATCATGGACTCTCTGGCTGTGCTGGGCGGGCTGGTGAACATCGTCCAGATCCCGGAGCGCTTCAGCCCGGGCCTCTTTGACAACTGGGGCAACAGCCACCAGATAATGCACGTCATGGTGATTTGCTCCATTATCTACCTGCACTGGGGCACAGTGGAGGATTTAGTCTGGATTAAGACGTTCCAGTGCCCAACATAG